The following coding sequences are from one Eleginops maclovinus isolate JMC-PN-2008 ecotype Puerto Natales chromosome 11, JC_Emac_rtc_rv5, whole genome shotgun sequence window:
- the hyou1 gene encoding hypoxia up-regulated protein 1 yields MGGRKLPLVALVCLVVAMLPSLAGTVAVMSVDLGSEWMKVAIVKPGVPMEIVLNKESRRKTPIAVCLKENERLLGDSALGVSVKNPKTVYRHLQSLLGKKHDNLQVALYQKRFPEHQLLEHPVRGTVYFKTSEETQYTPEELLGMMLNYSRMLAQDFAEQPVKDAVITVPAFFNQAERRAVLQAAQMAGLKVLQLINDNTAVALNYGVFRRKDIDNTVKNIMFYDMGSGSTTATIVTYQTVKTKEAGTQPQLQIRGVGFDRGLGGFEMDLRLRDHLAKLFNEQKKTKKDVRENHRAMAKLLKEAQRLKTVLSANMDFMAQVEGLLDDIDFKAKVSRTDFEELCADLFDRVPGPVQDALSTAEMKLDEIEQVILVGGSTRVPKVQEVLLKAVEKEELAKNINADEASAMGAVYQAAALSKAFKVKPFLVRDAAVFPIQVEFTRESEEEDGIKTLKHNKRILFQRMAPYPQRKVITFNRYSDDFAFYINYGDLSYLSQEDLSVFGSLNLTTVKLSGVGESFEKNADAESKGIKAHFNMDESGVLLLDRVESVFETVVEEKEEESTLTKLGNTISTLFGGGSSEPAPNVTEPVQDEEEVPPESGKDDRDKDGKDEAQEKQDEKSSAEEKGQEKTEEPGSKNDAPEEKDREKAENTEAEKEAEEKKAKPQKKSKISEDITAELITNDILDPTAEDFTSSKKKLQDLTDRDLAKQEREKSLNSLEAFIFETQDKLYQEDYQLVVTEEEKEQISSKLSEASEWMDEEGYAASTKQLREKLSQLKNLCKDMFFRVEERRKWPERLATLNSRLNTSSFFLRTAKQIPEDDQIFTEVELNMLEKVINETMTWKNETEAEQEKRSPKERPVLLSKDLESKVSLLERELNYLLNKAKFAKPKAKAKNSTSSDKSSKSNNTSQEKVIPPTEESADTQSESPEEVQPVEVPPTEESAANTDSESPSQPTEESATTGPTEKSQPKNHIEDEL; encoded by the exons GGAGTCGCGGAGGAAAACCCCCATCGCTGTGTGTCTGAAGGAAAATGAAAGACTTTTGGGAGACAGTGCGCTTGGAGTG TCTGTGAAGAACCCTAAAACTGTGTATAGACACCTCCAAAGTCTCCTGGGAAAAAAGCACGATAACCTCCAGGTGGCGCTCTACCAGAAACGTTTCCCTGAGCACCAGCTGCTGGAGCACCCAGTAAGAGGAACAGTGTACTTCAAAACctcaga AGAGACGCAGTACACCCCTGAGGAGCTCCTCGGGATGATGCTCAACTATTCTCGGATGCTTGCTCAGGACTTTGCAG AACAACCGGTCAAAGACGCAGTGATCACCGTCCCGGCCTTCTTCAACCAGGCGGAGCGGCGGGCGGTGCTGCAGGCGGCTCAGATGGCCGGCCTCAAGGTTCTGCAGCTCATCAACGACAACACCGCCGTGGCCCTGAACTACGGAGTGTTCAGGAGGAAAGACATCGACAACACAGTCAAG aacATCATGTTTTATGATATGGGCTCAGGGAGCACTACGGCCACCATCGTCACATACCAGACAGTGAAGACCAAGGAGGCGGGCACCCAGCCCCAGCTGCAGATCCGAGGGGTCGG GTTTGACCGCGGGCTTGGGGGCTTTGAGATGGACCTGCGACTACGGGACCACCTGGCTAAACTGTTCAAcgagcagaagaagacaaagaaagacgTGAGGGAAAACCACCGGGCCATGGCCAAGCTCCTCAAAGAGGCCCAGAGGCTGAAGACCGTGCTCAGTGCCAACATGGACTTCATGGCCCAG GTGGAAGGTTTACTGGATGACATTGACTTCAAAGCTAAGGTATCCAGGACGGACTTTGAGGAGCTGTGTGCTGATCTGTTCGACAGAGTGCCGGGCCCGGTGCAGGATGCCCTCAGCACCGCAGAGATGAAGCTG GATGAAATAGAGCAGGTGATTTTAGTAGGCGGCTCTACCCGTGTCCCCAAGGTTCAGGAAGTGCTGCTCAAAGCTGTGGAGAA AGAGGAGCTGGCGAAGAACATCAACGCTGACGAAGCATCAGCCATGGGAGCTGTGTACCAGGCCGCCGCCCTCAGCAAGGCCTTCAAGGTCAAACCTTTCCTGGTCCGAGATGCAGCCGTCTTCCCTATCCAG GTGGAATTCACCCGggagtcagaggaggaggatggtATCAAGACCCTTAAACACAACAAACGGATCCTCTTCCAGAGGATGGCCCCCTACCCCCAGCGCAAGGTCATCACATTCAACCGCTACAGCGACGACTTCGCTTTCTACATCAACTACGGCGACCTGAGCTACCTGAGTCAGGAAGACCTCAG CGTGTTTGGCTCTCTGAACCTTACCACAGTCAAGCTGTCTGGAGTCGGCGAGAGCTTCGAGAAGAATGCCGACGCAGAGTCCAAAGGCATCAAAGCCCATTTCAACATGGATGAGAGCggggtgctgctgctggatcgG GTGGAGTCTGTGTTCGAAACTGttgtggaggagaaagaggaggagtcCACATTAACCA AACTGGGAAACACTATTTCCACCTTGTTTGGAGGAGGATCCTCGGAACCCGCCCCAAATGTGACGGAACCTGTCCAG GACGAGGAGGAAGTGCCTCCAGAGTCTGGAAAAGACGACAGGGACAAGGACGGCAAGGACGAGGCCCAGGAGAAGCAGGACGAGAAAAGTTCAGCTGAAGAGAAGGGTCAGGAGAAGACCGAGGAGCCAGGCAGCAAGAATGACGCTCCG gaggagaaggataGAGAGAAAGCTGAGaacacagaggcagagaaggaAGCTGAGGAGAAGAAGGCAAAGCCTCAGAAAAAGAGCAAGATCTCTGAAGACATCACAGCGGAACTCATCACCAACGACATCCTAGACCCTACTGCAGAGGACTTCACTTCCTCCAAGAAGAA GCTGCAGGATctgacagacagagacctggccaaacaggagagggagaagtcACTCAACAGTCTGGAAGCTTTTATCTTTGAGACGCAG GACAAGCTGTACCAGGAGGATTACCAGCTGGTggtgacggaggaggagaaggagcagatCTCCAGCAAGCTGAGCGAGGCGTCCGAGTGGATGGATGAGGAGGGCTATGCGGCCTCCACCAAGCAGCTGAGAGAGAAGCTGTCTCAGCTGAAGAACCTGTGTAAGGACATGTTCTTCAGGGTGGAGGAGCGCCGCAAGTGGCCAGAGCGCCTGGCCACCCTGAACAGCAGGCTCAACACCTCCAGCTTCTTCCTGAG GACTGCCAAACAGATCCCAGAGGATGACCAGATCTTCACTGAAGTGGAGCTGAATATGTTGGAAAAAGTGATCAACGAAACAATG ACGTGGAAGAATGAGACGGAGGCAGAGCAAGAGAAGCGCTCTCCAAAGGAGCGGCCCGTCCTCTTGTCCAAAGACCTCGAGTCCAAAGTGTCTCTGCTGGAGCGGGAGCTCAACTACCTGCTCAACAAGGCCAAGTTTGCCAAGCCCAAAGCCAAAGCCAAGAACAGCACGAGCTCCGATAAAAGCAGCAAGTCCAACAACACCTCCCAGGAGAAGGTCATCCCCCCCACAGAGGAGAGCGCAGACACACAGAGTG AAAGCCCTGAGGAAGTACAGCCGGTGGAAGTCCCGCCCACTGAAGAGAGCGCTGCAAACACAGACTCAGAAAGCCCATCACAGCCCACAGAAGAATCAGCAACCACAG GACCAACGGAAAAGAGCCAGCCTAAGAACCACATAGAGGATGAA